The following are from one region of the Deinococcus aerophilus genome:
- the ilvC gene encoding ketol-acid reductoisomerase: MAAKMYYDRDVDTAPIEDKLIAIIGYGSQAHAHAQNMRDSGFNVVVGLRDGSSSKAKAEQAGLRVASIEDATREADVVMLLIPDEQQPATYEQSIAPHLSDGKALAFGHGFNVHFGRIKPPSGVDVFLVAPKGPGHMLRRVYADGAGMPGIFAVGQDATGHAREIALAYARGIGCTRAGVLETTFKEETETDLFGEQSVLCGGVTHLIQAGFETLVEAGYQPEIAYFETLHEVKLIVDLIYEKGFEGMRHSISNTAEFGDYVTGPRIITDETKATMKDVLTDIQQGRFAQKFIDDAENGFPYMNEQRSKMRDHKLETVGKELRDMMPFISKKELEV, from the coding sequence ATGGCAGCAAAAATGTATTACGACCGCGACGTGGACACCGCCCCCATCGAGGACAAACTGATCGCCATCATCGGCTACGGCTCGCAGGCGCACGCCCACGCCCAGAACATGCGCGACAGCGGCTTCAATGTCGTGGTCGGCCTGCGCGACGGCAGCTCCAGCAAGGCCAAGGCGGAACAGGCCGGGCTGCGCGTGGCGAGCATCGAGGACGCTACCCGCGAGGCCGACGTGGTGATGCTGCTGATTCCCGACGAACAGCAACCCGCGACCTATGAGCAGAGCATTGCCCCCCACCTCAGTGACGGCAAGGCGCTGGCCTTCGGGCACGGCTTCAACGTGCATTTCGGACGCATCAAGCCGCCCAGCGGTGTGGACGTGTTCCTGGTTGCCCCCAAGGGGCCGGGCCACATGCTGCGCCGCGTGTACGCCGACGGCGCCGGCATGCCGGGCATCTTCGCCGTGGGACAGGACGCCACGGGCCATGCCCGTGAGATCGCGCTGGCCTACGCCCGCGGCATCGGCTGCACCCGTGCGGGCGTGCTGGAAACGACCTTCAAGGAAGAAACCGAGACCGACCTGTTCGGCGAGCAGAGCGTGCTGTGCGGCGGCGTCACCCACCTGATCCAGGCGGGCTTCGAGACGCTGGTAGAAGCCGGCTACCAGCCCGAGATCGCCTATTTTGAGACGTTGCACGAGGTCAAGCTGATCGTGGACCTGATCTACGAAAAGGGCTTCGAGGGCATGCGCCACAGCATCTCCAACACCGCCGAGTTCGGCGACTACGTGACCGGCCCGCGCATCATCACGGATGAGACCAAGGCCACCATGAAGGACGTGCTGACCGACATCCAGCAGGGCCGTTTCGCCCAGAAGTTCATCGATGACGCCGAGAACGGATTCCCCTACATGAACGAGCAGCGCTCCAAGATGCGCGACCATAAGCTCGAGACCGTGGGCAAGGAACTGCGCGACATGATGCCCTTCATCTCCAAGAAGGAACTGGAAGTCTAA